A window of Methylocaldum szegediense genomic DNA:
GGAACACATACGCCCCGCCTCCGCCGCCCGAAGTGACGGTCAGCCAGCCAATCCATCGGCCGGTCACCGGTTATCACGAGCTTACCGGCACCACCCAAGCCATCAACACGGTGCAGCTCACGGCCCGGGTCCAGGGTTACCTGGAAAAGGTCTTTTTCCAGGATGGCGATCTGGTCAAAAAGGGACAATTGCTGTTCCTCATCGAACCGGACATGTACGAAGCCAGACTGCGGCTGGCAGAAGCGCAAGTGCTGCAAGTCCAAGCCCAGCTCGACCACGCCGAGACCGAGCTCGCCCGTTTCAGCAACCTGGTGAAACAAAGGGCCGCGGCGCAGACCGATGTGGACAACTGCCGTTTCCAGAGGGACAACGCCAGGGCTTCGCTGCTGGCGGCACAGGCCAATCGCGATCTGGCCAAGCTCGACCTGAGCTACACGCGGGTCACCGCGCCTTTCGACGGCCGCATCGGCCGGCGGCTCCAGGATCCCGGCAACCTGGTCGGAGCTGGGGAAAATACGGTGTTGGCGGAAATCAACCAGATCGATCCCATCTACGTGTATTTCACGATCAGCGAGACGGAACTGCTGCGACGTATCCAGGCAACCGGCGTCTCGCCGACCGAGGCCGAAAAACTGAAGATACCGGTGTACTTAGGTCTCGCGAACGAGGAAGGCTATCCCCATGAAGGCTATCTCGATTTCACCGGCATTTCCGTCACGCCGACTACCGGCACGCTGTTACTGCGCGGGATCTTTCCCAATCCGGACGGCAAGATTCTGCCTGGGCTCTACGCGCGGGTGCGGGTGCAGAAGCTCGATTCGGAGCGGATTGCCGTACTGGTGCCGCAGACGGCCCTGGGCTACGACCAATTGGGCACCTACATCCTAGTAGTGAACAATCAAGACCTGGTCGAACGCCGAGGCGTCAAAACCGGCGACCAGGTCGGCGACCTCAGCGTGATCGAGGAAGGATTGCAGGGAGACGAATGGATCGTCGTTAGCGGATTATTGCGGGCTATCCCCGGCGCCAAGGTGACACCGCTACGGAAACCAGCCGAGGAGGCAACGGCTGTGGCCCAGCCAGGTAAGGGCTCGCCATGATGTCCGAGTATTTCATCGAGCGGCCCATCTTCGCCAACGTCATCGCCATCATCACAGTGATTATCGGGCTGGTGTGCTTCTATAACCTGCCGGTAGCGCAATATCCCGCCATCGTTCCCCCGACCATTCAAGTTTCCACCCGCTACCCCGGAGCCAGCGCCGAGGTAGTGGCGGCCACGGTCGGGATTCCCATCGAACAGGCGGTCAATGGGGTGGAAAACTCCTTGTACATCCAGTCCACCAGCACCAGCGACGGTTCCTATACCCTGACCATCACCTTCGAGGTGGGCACTGATCTCGATAAATCGATCTCCCTGGTACAGAACCTGGTGAACAGCGCCCAAGCGCAGTTGCCGGCCTCGGTCCAGCCCCAGGGCATCACGGTCCGCAAAGTCTCTACCGATATTCTGCTGGTGATCGGTCTTTACTCCGAGGACGACCGGTTCGACGACACCTATCTGTCCAACTATGCCGTCATCAATCTCCAGTATCCGCTGGCCCGGATACCGGGTGTCGGCCAGGTAACCGTGCGCGGCGCGGGTCCCTACAGCATGCGGATCTGGCTAGACCCCAACCGACTCCATTATTTCGGCTTGACCACCTTGGACGTGGTGAACGCCATCCAAGGGCAAAACGTGCAGGTGGTGGCGGGCCAACTGGGAGCACCTCCGGTACCGCCCGAGCAAGCCTTTCAGTTTACCGTCAACGCCCTCGGCCGATTGTCCGACGTCGAGCAGTTCGAAAACATCATTGTCAAGAGCGCCCGCGGCGAAACAGGGCAGATCGTGCGCATCCGCGACGTGGCCCGCGTGGAACTGAGCCAGCAGAGCTACGCCAACTTCTCCGCGACGCGCGGGCACCGATCGGCCAACATCCCGATTTTTTCATTGCCCGGCGCCAATGCTCTGGATGTTGCCGACAGGGTGCGCGCGGCTATCGCAGACATGAGCCGACAGTTCCCGCCCGGCCTGAAATACGAAATCCGCTACGACACTACGCAGTTCGTGCGGCAGGCCATACACGATGTCTACGTCACCTTGTTCGAAGCCGGCGTGCTGGTGCTCATCGTGATCATGGTGTTCCTGCAAGACTGGCGGGCAACGCTGGTCCCGGCGACCACCGTTCCGGTGACCATCATCGGGGCCTTCGCGGCGATGGCGCTGCTCGGGTTCGGCATCAACCTGATGACCCTGTTCGCCTTAATCCTGGCTATCGGCATCGTGGTCGATGACGCCATCATCATCGTGGAAAACGCGTCGCGTTACATCGAAGAAGGATTTCCGCCGAAAGAGGCGACCATCAAGGCGATGCAAGAGATGACCCGGCCTGTGATCGGGATCACCCTGGTGCTCACCGCGGTGTTCCTGCCGGCCGCGTTTCTGCCGGGCATCACCGGCCAGCTGTTCCGGCAGTTCGCCCTGGTAATCGCCTCCACCGCCATCATCAGCGCCATCAACGCCCTCACCCTCAAGCCTGCCCAGTGCGCGCTCTGGCTGCGTCCGCGGGAACGGCGCAAGCAACCCAACGCGTTCTATCGAGCGTTTAACGAGGCTTATGGGTATGTGGAAGGGATTTACGTTCGACTGATCACCCGGATGGTGTCCCGCCCGGTGCTCATGGCCTTACTGTTCCTGTTTGTGGTGGGCATCACCGGGGTGATCTACGCCTATCATCCGACGGGTTTTCTACCTACCGAGGACCAGGGCTACGCCATCGTGGTCGCCCGGCTGCCGGAAGGGGCATCCCAGCCCCGGGTCATCAGCGTAGTCAAGAAAGTCGACGACATCATCCGCAAAACCCACGGCATCCAAGCCTGGGTGACCATCGGCGGCTTCTCCCTAATCGACGGCGCCAATTTGCCGAATACCTTTACCACCTTCATCGTTTACGATGACTGGGACCAACGCGGTTCCGATTTGACCCAGGACAAGATACTCGGGGATCTCCGCAGCGCTCTGACGTCCTCTATCGAAGAAGCGCAAATCCTGGTGGTGGTGCCTCCGCCTATCCGAGGTTTGGGTCAGTCGGGCGGCTTCCAAATGATGGTCGAGGATCGCCAGAATCTCGGGCTTGAGGAACTGCAGAAAACCGTCATGGAAGTCACCCGCGCAGCCAACGCCCAATCGGGCCTCCGTAACGTCATCAGCACGTTCAGCGCCCGGAGCCCCCAGCTTTATCTCGAGATCGACCGGACCAAGGCGGAATCGCTGAATGTCCCGTTGCCCAATGTCTTTCAGACGCTGCAGTCCTATCTCGGATCGACGTTCGTGAATCTGTTCAACAAATTCAACCAGGTCTTTCAGGTTTACGTACAGGCGGATGCACCCTACCGCCTGACGCCGGAAGACATCAAAAACCTTTATGTGCGGAATGCGCAGGGCGAGATGGTGCCCCTGGGCACCTTGCTGGAAGTGCGTCGGACGCTCGGGGCGGAATTGATCACCCGCTACAACCTGTATCCGTCCGCCCAGATCATCGGGACCACCGCACCGGGCTTCAGTTCCGGCCAGGCCCTCGAGCTCATGGATCTGATCATGCAAAAGACGCTGCCGCGGGGCATGGGCTACGACTGGACGGCGACCTCCTATCAGGAAAAGCAGGTAGGCTATCAGGCTTATTTCATTTACACGCTGTCGATCAGTCTAGTCTTCCTGGTACTCGCCGCGCTCTATGAAAGCTGGGCCAATCCGGCTGCGGTCATCCTGGCGGTCCCCATGGCTTTGGTCGGCGTGCTCCTCGGGCTGGTGATCCGGGATTTCGACAATAATCTGTACACCCAGGTCGGGCTGGTTCTGATGATCGCGCTCGCCAGCAAGAACGCCATTCTGGTGGTGGAATTCGCGCGCCAGTTGCGAGCGGAGGGCATGTCCATCGTCGATGCCGCCGTCGAAGCGACCCGCCGCCGGTTCCGTCCCATCATCATGACCTCCTTCGCCTTCATCCTTGGCGTCGCACCTCTCCTGTTCGCCGCCGGCGCCGGAGCCGCCAGCCGGCAGTCCATCGGCACGGTCGTGTTCGGCGGAATGCTCGCTTCGACCTTGTTGGCCATCCCGTTCGTACCCGTGTTTTACGTACTGACGCAGCGGTGGAGTGAATGGTATGCAACCCGGCGGTTGGACAAAGGTCCGCAGTCAAACGGCTCGGATAGGTGATCGTCAAAGGTCTATTCGAGCAGGCCTTTCATAAGGATATCGATTGCGATCTTCGCACTGCCATCTAAGGAGAGAATCATCATGGCCGTACCAGAAGTCGGAGTGGTCCCCGGAACTTGCGCCGGCATCGGGCTGCCACCGCCGCAGAATTCGCCCGGCGAGGCGCAAGACTGGCCCTGCTGGCCCGGGGCATCGATGGGTTAGAGGCTGCACGGCGAGAGCTCGAACGGGCCGGGAGCCGCGTGCTCGTCGTACCTACGGACATACCCGATCCCGATCAGGTGGATCAGGCCACCGAGCGGGTCGAACGGGAGTTGGGGCCCATCGACATCTGGGTGAATTGCGCCATGGTGACGGTGTTCTCCCCGGTGAGCAGCATGACACCCGCGGAATTCAAGTGAGTCACCGATGTCACCTAATGACCCGGCACATGGGCGGTAGCACCGAGCCCGGATTCCCGAACCTCCCAGACAAGCCGTTCTTCCTTGGGATTATCGAACAGTTTCGTCGGTGGGGCGGCAGCATCCCGCCGGAGGACGTCCATGAGACGTCTAGCCTGTTCGTAGGCCTCCCCTTCGGAGTTTCCGCCGAACTCCACCAGCAGCCATCCGCGCCTTCCAGCAACAGGTCCAGCTCTTCGGGATGCAGACGCATCCTCTGCATGGCCTTAACCAAAAGGTCATCCATGCCTTCCCGGCCGATGGGCCGGTGCTCCAAAATTTCACGTACATGGTCGCCGGCCTGGTAGATGTCCGAGTATCCCAGAACCAGCAGAGAGCGGCAAGGCGGACTCGGCACCAGGCGCAGTTCCGCTTGCAGGACCACCACACAGGTGCCCTCGCTGCCGACCAGAGCACGGGCGACGTTGAAGCCGTTTTCGGGCAGCAGCTCTTCCAGCGCAAAGCCGGAGACGCGGCGGGGAATCTTGGAAAAGCGTGCTCGAATCAGGTCGGCGTACTAGTCGCGTATGGCCTTCAGGCCGGCATAGATTTCGCGGCGCCGGCCGCCGCCGCGAATAATCGCCTCCAGTTCGTCCTCGGAGGTTGGACCGACGGTCATGCGCAGCCCGTCGTAGGTGAGGATATCCAGCGTATGAACGTTGTCGGCGGTCCGTCCCCCCATGACCGAATGCACGCCGCAGGAATTGTTGCCGATCATCCCCCCGAGGGTATTGTGGTCGTGGGTCGACGGGTCGGGACCGAAGGTCAGATGATGTTCCTCGGCCTTGCCGCGCGGGAAGTCCAACACACAGCCCGGCTCCACCACAGCCCGCTGCCGTGCGGGGTCGAGGGATAGAACACCGCGGAGATACTTGGACATGTCGATGATCACGGCGGCATTGCAGCATTGCCCGGCCAGGCTGGTGCCGACGCCGCGGGAGGTAACGGGCGCGCCGTGATGGCGGCAGGCGGCTACGGTCTCGATCACATCATCGAGACTGCGGGGAATCACGACACCGATCGGCACCTGCCGGTAGTTGGACGCATCCGTCGCATACAGCGCCCGGCTACCGTGGTCGAAACGCACCTCACCGCGGACGCGCTTGCGAAGGTCGGCGGCAAGGGCACCTACGACCTCGGTGGGGAAGCTGGGGATTGAGTGGGACATCAAAACCTCCGTGTTGCGTCCCGTGCCCGCCCAGCTGTGCGGCTGTTAAACAGAATTCAGGCAACTCTACCAACTCGGCAGACGGAACTATTCTGCACATCGAGCGGATCGATATGCAGAACTTCAAACTGTTTGACCGGGGATCGTTCGAGTTTCATGCCTTGCGCAATCCGATTGCTGCAATCGATGGGAGCGGGAATACCTTGCTTTTTCGGACAATCGTGAAATCAGTATTCTCGAGCGCGCGGGTTTCGGGTTTTTGCCAGTACTTTTGTTAGGGAAAAGAGTATAAAAATACTCAATGGTGCGTCCATCTATGAAAGTGGTACTTCCGTTTCCTTGCAACTCCGGGAGATGGTCATGGAATCCCCGGCGCAACGGTTTGCGCGAGAGGTTTCGACATTCACCTGTCCATGATCCGGCACAAGAGGCCAACAGCGCCGAAGTTCAAGCTCAACCAGATGGGTCGTTGATACTCTATCTGCCTTGACAACCCCTGCCGCTCTCTTGGTCTGGACGCTTTGCACTATTTTGGCGCGTCCTGCCCCATTCCTGAGCACTCGTTCCGAAGTTTGGAGTCTCGATGCTTGGTATCGCGATTTTTCGCTAGTATCCAATTTACCATTCGGCAACCGACATTCCTGTATTCGCTTAGCCTGCATAGCCCTCCTGCGCAGCGGCCCGAATAATGCCATTAAATCGAAGTAGGCCAACGAACCCCCGCAAAGCTTGGCATGCAATCTGCCTGATAATCATTGAGAGCGGAGTGTCGGACAAAGAGCGTTAAGTCTTGTCTTCAAGTTCTGCGCAGCCTCAAGCGGTACTGTGATTTGGATAATCCGGCTAATCCGGAACGAGGTGACTTGAGTGCGGATGCACTCATTCTGAGCAATTCTCAAAAACCAGGTGAAACATATGAAAATCACGGCACTTGTTCCCGCATTACTAGTACTTACAGCATGCGCTTCCAGCCCTGACAAAGTGGCGATGCACGATGAAAATGACAGGTTATGCGAAAACCACAAGCATGATTTTCAGTATTTTCGAGCCGCCTTTGATAAAGAGCGCGCCGAAACGTGTTCGAATGGATGTATATATACCCCTTCGATGAACAAGAGCTCTGATATGATGGAGCGAATTGCCGGGTTATATTACTTGATGAATTGTGACTACAATCATGGCAGGCTGTGACAACAAGCCCGTATCGGCCTAGGAACGTCACTTTCCGAAGCGCAGGAAATGTCTCTTAAACTCTGCTCGGGTGGAAGTGACCTATGTGTCGCGTCTCGTGTGATTATTTACCGAGAAGGAGTTATGCTCTGTTCGAAGCCCGGAGCCTTCTCCAGGAGATATTCGGTTCGTCCAAGTGAGGTTTCTCTCCATGCAGATTCGTCTTCATAAGAACGCCCGTACCACCCCGGCCGTTCGGCAGGCCATTCAAGCGTCCACGTTGAGCGAGCGCGCCTTGGCCCAAAAGCATGGCATTAGCCGAACGACCGTCCGCAAGTGGAAACACCGCTCCTCGGTCGAAGATGCCTCACACCGGCCCCACACCCTCAGAACCACGCTCACGCCCGCCCAGGAAGCCATCGTGGTCTACCTCCGCCAAGCTCTGCTCCTCCCCTTGGATGATCTCCTGGCCGTGACCCGGGAATTTCTCAATCCCGCCGTGTCCCGTTCCGGGCTAGACCGCTGCCTGCGCCGCCACGGGGTGGCGTCCCTCAAGACCCTGCTTCCGCCTACAGAGAAGGCGAAGGTCAAACCCTTCAAGGCCTATGAGCCCGGCTTCCTTCACCTGGATGTTAAGTACTTGCCCGCCATCGACGGCGAACCCCGCCGATACCTGTTCGTCGCCATCGACCGCGCCACCCGCTGGGTCTATGTCGCCCTCAAGCCCAACCGCTCCGCCTTAAGCGCAAAGGACTTCCTCAAAGCGGTGATTCAGGCCGCGCCTTTCCGCATCCAGAAATGCCTGACCGACAACGGCTCGGAGTTTACCGACCGTTTCCTGACCCGAACTCGGCAGCCCTCGGGGACGCATGAGTTTGACCGCCTCTGTACTGAACAAGGCATCGAACATCGCCTGATTCCGCCGGGCCGGCCCCAAACGAATGGCCTGGTGGAACGCTTCAATGGCCGCATCGAGGAGGTGTTGCAAACCCATCACTTCGATTCAACCGCCGATCTGGACACCACCCTGCACCGCTATGTCGAGCTGTACAATCATCACATTCCCCAAAAGGCCTTAGGCCATCTCACCCCGATCCAGGCTCTCAAAAACTGGCAACTGTCCCATCCTCATCTTTTTCGAAAGAAGGTTTACGATCTTGCGGGACTTGACACCTATGGTGTTCCTGATTGCCAGCACCATTTTTGAAATCGGGTAAATCCTCGATTTTGAGAGGCCGTAAGCCTGTTCACCTGTTGCAGCTGTAGGCACGGGCAATGGCTACGCCATTGAAGGCACCAACGGGAATGAGCCGCTGCCAAACCACATGGGTGGCCCCCAGTTTTTCCGCCTTTCTCAGGGCGGAAGATTTGGCCAGTGGTTGCCAACCGAAATTCTTGCCGTAACCCGACGATCCCTCGACCTTGCCCAGGAAGCGGCAATCCTGTACCGCTGATTCCTGCACCTCAATGGGTTTGGCTATGCCTAGCGTGGTAAAACCGACCACGAGAACAATCGCCATCAAACCTTTCGTTACAACTTTGCGATTAGCTTTACGCGCGACAACCATAGACATGGAAATTACTCCCGTAAAAGATCTAAACATCAGTTCTGCATAGTTTTCGAATTCTGGAATTCCATT
This region includes:
- a CDS encoding efflux RND transporter periplasmic adaptor subunit, yielding MKKRKSIRQPRDLGLVVAGAMLLTILTFTFGCGDRNTYAPPPPPEVTVSQPIHRPVTGYHELTGTTQAINTVQLTARVQGYLEKVFFQDGDLVKKGQLLFLIEPDMYEARLRLAEAQVLQVQAQLDHAETELARFSNLVKQRAAAQTDVDNCRFQRDNARASLLAAQANRDLAKLDLSYTRVTAPFDGRIGRRLQDPGNLVGAGENTVLAEINQIDPIYVYFTISETELLRRIQATGVSPTEAEKLKIPVYLGLANEEGYPHEGYLDFTGISVTPTTGTLLLRGIFPNPDGKILPGLYARVRVQKLDSERIAVLVPQTALGYDQLGTYILVVNNQDLVERRGVKTGDQVGDLSVIEEGLQGDEWIVVSGLLRAIPGAKVTPLRKPAEEATAVAQPGKGSP
- a CDS encoding IS481 family transposase; this encodes MQIRLHKNARTTPAVRQAIQASTLSERALAQKHGISRTTVRKWKHRSSVEDASHRPHTLRTTLTPAQEAIVVYLRQALLLPLDDLLAVTREFLNPAVSRSGLDRCLRRHGVASLKTLLPPTEKAKVKPFKAYEPGFLHLDVKYLPAIDGEPRRYLFVAIDRATRWVYVALKPNRSALSAKDFLKAVIQAAPFRIQKCLTDNGSEFTDRFLTRTRQPSGTHEFDRLCTEQGIEHRLIPPGRPQTNGLVERFNGRIEEVLQTHHFDSTADLDTTLHRYVELYNHHIPQKALGHLTPIQALKNWQLSHPHLFRKKVYDLAGLDTYGVPDCQHHF
- a CDS encoding efflux RND transporter permease subunit, whose protein sequence is MMSEYFIERPIFANVIAIITVIIGLVCFYNLPVAQYPAIVPPTIQVSTRYPGASAEVVAATVGIPIEQAVNGVENSLYIQSTSTSDGSYTLTITFEVGTDLDKSISLVQNLVNSAQAQLPASVQPQGITVRKVSTDILLVIGLYSEDDRFDDTYLSNYAVINLQYPLARIPGVGQVTVRGAGPYSMRIWLDPNRLHYFGLTTLDVVNAIQGQNVQVVAGQLGAPPVPPEQAFQFTVNALGRLSDVEQFENIIVKSARGETGQIVRIRDVARVELSQQSYANFSATRGHRSANIPIFSLPGANALDVADRVRAAIADMSRQFPPGLKYEIRYDTTQFVRQAIHDVYVTLFEAGVLVLIVIMVFLQDWRATLVPATTVPVTIIGAFAAMALLGFGINLMTLFALILAIGIVVDDAIIIVENASRYIEEGFPPKEATIKAMQEMTRPVIGITLVLTAVFLPAAFLPGITGQLFRQFALVIASTAIISAINALTLKPAQCALWLRPRERRKQPNAFYRAFNEAYGYVEGIYVRLITRMVSRPVLMALLFLFVVGITGVIYAYHPTGFLPTEDQGYAIVVARLPEGASQPRVISVVKKVDDIIRKTHGIQAWVTIGGFSLIDGANLPNTFTTFIVYDDWDQRGSDLTQDKILGDLRSALTSSIEEAQILVVVPPPIRGLGQSGGFQMMVEDRQNLGLEELQKTVMEVTRAANAQSGLRNVISTFSARSPQLYLEIDRTKAESLNVPLPNVFQTLQSYLGSTFVNLFNKFNQVFQVYVQADAPYRLTPEDIKNLYVRNAQGEMVPLGTLLEVRRTLGAELITRYNLYPSAQIIGTTAPGFSSGQALELMDLIMQKTLPRGMGYDWTATSYQEKQVGYQAYFIYTLSISLVFLVLAALYESWANPAAVILAVPMALVGVLLGLVIRDFDNNLYTQVGLVLMIALASKNAILVVEFARQLRAEGMSIVDAAVEATRRRFRPIIMTSFAFILGVAPLLFAAGAGAASRQSIGTVVFGGMLASTLLAIPFVPVFYVLTQRWSEWYATRRLDKGPQSNGSDR
- a CDS encoding FAD-binding oxidoreductase, whose translation is MSHSIPSFPTEVVGALAADLRKRVRGEVRFDHGSRALYATDASNYRQVPIGVVIPRSLDDVIETVAACRHHGAPVTSRGVGTSLAGQCCNAAVIIDMSKYLRGVLSLDPARQRAVVEPGCVLDFPRGKAEEHHLTFGPDPSTHDHNTLGGMIGNNSCGVHSVMGGRTADNVHTLDILTYDGLRMTVGPTSEDELEAIIRGGGRRREIYAGLKAIRD
- a CDS encoding SDR family NAD(P)-dependent oxidoreductase: MRRHRAATAAEFARRGARLALLARGIDGLEAARRELERAGSRVLVVPTDIPDPDQVDQATERVERELGPIDIWVNCAMVTVFSPVSSMTPAEFK